One region of Candidatus Saccharibacteria bacterium genomic DNA includes:
- a CDS encoding RidA family protein, with amino-acid sequence MKTYGPYSPARVANGFVYTSGQVGAVKGKAEADITPQVKQALENLASVLDEAGSGLDCVVKTTVFLIDMGHYAAMNEVYAAVFEAAGTAPARTCVAVAQLPRVADHPLLVEIEAVALLRESK; translated from the coding sequence ATGAAAACTTATGGGCCGTATAGTCCTGCTAGGGTGGCCAACGGTTTTGTGTACACATCTGGCCAGGTTGGGGCGGTGAAGGGGAAGGCCGAAGCAGACATCACACCCCAAGTTAAACAAGCGCTTGAAAACCTTGCGAGCGTGCTAGATGAGGCCGGAAGTGGGCTTGACTGTGTCGTAAAAACGACCGTTTTCTTGATAGACATGGGGCACTACGCCGCTATGAATGAGGTATACGCCGCTGTGTTTGAGGCTGCAGGAACCGCACCCGCGCGCACTTGTGTTGCCGTTGCGCAGTTACCACGCGTAGCCGACCATCCGCTACTTGTAGAAATTGAAGCCGTTGCGCTCCTTCGGGAGTCAAAGTGA
- the tmk gene encoding dTMP kinase: MNDGKYIVLEGAMGVGKTTIADMLVHELQRLGLSVRKMQEPDAQADPTTTEIRRLTQDPKYPMNSRTEVLLYNAARSQSLEAVREARKAGNIVIVDRSYLTTLAVQFYGRGDIPEYNRLNDIIAFAVGDMWPDMTLVLDAPVDVLQKRVQKRGENERFDNLSAEMLERIRAGYLWEAKQRNMPVIYATGRADETFQDVWRYVAQLLGLSEAVVREPVAVADLLAKSPAAQVLKTKRDMQHGEQQTTYFVPPSLPDDIQCDYCDDIERILTARRKLAKALTGYMQKQGTTTDSESSAYARSLELLKSLLPVACAPEPLLSLLANKQQLQLPGDVLSTLPNAYSSDTTPVRLASVIPRNELDLLPAMLYEAFDMPMNEVKETVEKWPYEVKARLFLDYLQKYPSSKVLESTRFEFDLLTDLSALTDLSQELQQHVQLQALTPRYGYDMPPEIEAADLTDDYDAIFDQSLTLVSILQARGFTAESQYATLLGHKQRWHTVVSFIGLSDLIKSSTASQQQQILSAIETRTTFLHQLITRET; encoded by the coding sequence ATGAATGATGGCAAATATATTGTTTTAGAAGGTGCTATGGGTGTTGGCAAAACTACAATTGCCGATATGCTTGTGCATGAGCTACAGCGTTTAGGACTTAGCGTGCGCAAGATGCAGGAACCCGATGCCCAGGCAGATCCGACCACAACTGAAATTCGCCGCTTAACACAAGACCCAAAATACCCCATGAACAGTCGTACGGAGGTGTTGTTGTACAACGCTGCCCGCAGCCAGTCACTTGAAGCAGTTCGCGAAGCGCGAAAAGCCGGTAACATTGTCATTGTCGACCGAAGCTACTTAACAACGTTGGCCGTGCAATTTTACGGCCGAGGTGACATACCTGAATATAACCGCTTGAACGACATTATTGCGTTCGCGGTTGGTGATATGTGGCCAGATATGACCTTAGTGCTTGACGCGCCCGTCGACGTTTTGCAAAAAAGAGTTCAGAAGAGGGGCGAGAACGAACGGTTTGACAATCTGAGCGCCGAAATGCTGGAACGCATCCGCGCTGGGTATTTATGGGAAGCGAAGCAGCGAAACATGCCTGTCATCTATGCAACCGGCCGAGCCGACGAAACGTTTCAAGATGTCTGGCGCTATGTTGCTCAGCTGCTTGGTTTGAGCGAAGCAGTAGTGCGGGAACCAGTTGCAGTGGCGGATCTGCTTGCTAAAAGCCCGGCTGCTCAGGTACTCAAAACAAAGCGAGACATGCAGCACGGTGAGCAACAAACAACCTACTTCGTACCGCCATCTCTACCCGACGACATACAGTGTGACTACTGTGATGATATAGAACGTATCCTGACAGCTCGACGGAAGCTGGCAAAAGCCCTCACAGGGTACATGCAAAAACAAGGTACAACAACCGACAGCGAATCTAGCGCCTACGCGCGTTCCCTCGAACTACTCAAATCTTTGCTACCAGTAGCCTGCGCACCAGAGCCGCTACTATCGTTACTGGCAAACAAACAACAACTGCAGCTCCCAGGCGACGTCTTATCAACCCTTCCAAACGCATACAGCAGCGACACAACACCCGTCCGGCTAGCTTCTGTAATACCGCGTAACGAACTCGACTTGCTACCTGCCATGCTTTACGAGGCATTCGACATGCCGATGAATGAAGTGAAGGAAACAGTGGAGAAATGGCCATACGAAGTAAAAGCACGCCTTTTTCTGGACTACTTGCAGAAGTACCCAAGCAGCAAAGTGCTTGAATCAACGCGTTTTGAATTTGATTTGTTGACAGACCTTTCTGCCTTGACTGACCTTTCACAAGAGTTGCAGCAGCACGTTCAACTTCAAGCCCTCACGCCTCGCTATGGCTACGACATGCCCCCAGAGATAGAGGCGGCCGACCTAACCGATGATTACGATGCCATATTTGATCAAAGCCTCACCCTAGTAAGCATCCTCCAGGCACGTGGCTTCACCGCCGAGTCTCAGTACGCCACCCTACTCGGCCACAAACAACGCTGGCATACCGTCGTTTCATTTATTGGCCTAAGTGACCTAATCAAATCATCCACAGCGTCTCAACAGCAACAAATACTTAGCGCAATTGAAACACGGACAACTTTCTTACATCAGTTAATCACTAGGGAAACCTAG
- a CDS encoding dihydrofolate reductase, with protein sequence MIAIVVAVAENGVIGSRNDLPWYLPADLKHFKKVTSGHTVVMGRTTFESIVARLGKPLPNRKNVVLSRDKSFEHKGASVIHDIQEIATLAEDVYVIGGAQVYAAMLSSADMLYVTQVHANISGDAHFPGINPAQWQEVSRESHVADERNQYDYDFVVYKRCR encoded by the coding sequence ATGATTGCAATTGTTGTGGCGGTGGCCGAGAACGGAGTAATTGGGTCGAGGAATGACCTGCCGTGGTACTTGCCTGCCGACCTGAAGCACTTCAAGAAAGTTACCAGTGGGCATACAGTGGTAATGGGCCGAACTACATTTGAGTCAATTGTAGCGCGCCTTGGAAAGCCTTTGCCGAACCGTAAAAACGTAGTTCTGTCGCGGGATAAATCTTTTGAGCACAAGGGAGCTTCGGTTATACACGACATTCAAGAGATTGCTACGCTTGCAGAAGACGTCTACGTTATTGGGGGTGCCCAGGTTTACGCGGCCATGCTTAGTAGTGCCGATATGCTCTACGTGACGCAGGTGCATGCCAACATTTCTGGGGATGCGCATTTCCCTGGCATAAACCCAGCACAATGGCAGGAAGTTTCGCGTGAGTCGCATGTGGCAGACGAAAGAAATCAGTATGACTACGATTTTGTGGTGTACAAGCGTTGCCGTTAG
- the thyA gene encoding thymidylate synthase: MAAISTHNAPVAYRQERSPDEQYKRLLERIRGTGAPAKSGMDEGSTEVLGAILEYDLENGFPLITERDLTQVSTPEAIAAYVPDVSHRPLAGMVKQSVGEILGFINGARTQEELETYGCKFWKPWTSDEDKAKKRGLELGDLGPGSYGAAFHDFPTLEEGGFNQYKVMLEQIKARPELRTHIITPFIPQYISRAPGRQQKVLVVPCHGLQHYNIDIERGEMSLVHFQRSGDVPIGVPFNMVHYALLLIMVAQVTGYKPRKLVHIISNAHMYNQHTEMVEELLRRPAYPFPLLKVDPSIKRLEDFRTEHFSIHEYKAHPPLRMGGTAV; the protein is encoded by the coding sequence ATGGCAGCAATAAGTACACACAATGCGCCGGTAGCATACCGGCAAGAGCGTAGTCCAGACGAGCAATATAAACGGTTATTAGAGCGTATTCGCGGCACTGGAGCACCAGCGAAGTCGGGTATGGACGAAGGCTCTACTGAGGTGCTCGGCGCTATTCTAGAATATGATCTCGAAAACGGCTTTCCGCTCATTACCGAACGTGACCTAACTCAGGTATCGACACCAGAAGCAATTGCTGCATACGTGCCTGACGTCAGTCACCGGCCACTCGCGGGCATGGTGAAACAGTCTGTCGGAGAAATACTCGGCTTTATTAACGGTGCTAGGACGCAGGAAGAGCTTGAAACATATGGCTGCAAGTTCTGGAAGCCGTGGACGTCTGACGAAGACAAGGCTAAAAAACGAGGGCTTGAACTAGGTGATTTAGGCCCGGGTTCATATGGTGCGGCTTTTCATGACTTCCCGACTCTTGAAGAAGGCGGCTTTAACCAGTACAAAGTTATGTTAGAGCAGATAAAAGCCCGACCAGAGCTACGAACGCACATAATTACGCCATTTATACCACAGTACATTTCTAGGGCACCAGGACGACAGCAAAAAGTGCTCGTTGTGCCGTGTCACGGTCTGCAGCATTACAATATTGATATTGAACGAGGTGAAATGTCGCTTGTCCATTTCCAGCGCAGCGGTGACGTGCCAATTGGGGTGCCGTTTAACATGGTGCATTACGCCCTGCTGCTTATTATGGTGGCACAAGTGACGGGTTATAAACCCCGCAAACTTGTGCATATTATTTCTAACGCGCATATGTACAACCAACACACAGAAATGGTAGAAGAGCTATTAAGGCGTCCGGCCTATCCATTTCCGCTACTCAAAGTCGACCCAAGTATCAAGCGCCTTGAAGATTTTCGCACTGAACATTTTTCGATTCACGAGTATAAAGCTCACCCACCTCTTCGCATGGGGGGGACGGCGGTCTAG
- a CDS encoding HIT domain-containing protein: protein MAGYVNLDNARHDDQRQVMQNIKEAEVCPFDEEHLAKYHKLPVLRQGKYWSITANQWPYEYTQIHLLAIARKHVESIEQLPDGAGEELFGHVSWAIKKYHVDFGGLAMRFGDVKHNGASVNHLHAHLIVPNKDKPADAKVRFKIS, encoded by the coding sequence ATGGCAGGCTACGTCAATCTCGATAATGCGCGGCATGATGATCAGCGTCAGGTTATGCAAAATATCAAAGAAGCCGAGGTATGCCCGTTCGACGAAGAACACCTGGCAAAATACCATAAACTGCCTGTGCTCAGACAAGGAAAGTATTGGTCAATTACTGCAAACCAGTGGCCATACGAGTACACCCAGATTCACTTGTTAGCCATTGCCAGAAAGCATGTAGAGTCAATAGAGCAACTACCAGATGGTGCTGGCGAAGAGCTGTTTGGACATGTTAGCTGGGCAATCAAAAAATATCATGTCGACTTTGGCGGGCTTGCCATGCGTTTTGGCGACGTGAAGCACAATGGTGCATCAGTTAACCACCTTCACGCACATTTGATTGTACCGAATAAAGACAAGCCGGCTGACGCAAAAGTGCGTTTCAAGATCAGCTAG
- a CDS encoding deoxycytidylate deaminase has translation MASQHIICYVPVIHEGYVNFFAKYPGASIGVLGKDVLSKRFDYLRKDIRALHPEKVATILRGIGRVAEVIDEPTLKEVLRSGGVVMPDDDISHALAKEFGASEVTFEPVFLRWDRQAIDTNQVVHPDKVLSVAGNDSIIAALYAEASKSTNWWRTVGAAIVADGELVATAHNGSVPTAFSSAIDGDPRILANRGSAIDTSIDIHAESRLIGKAAAEGKKLSGTSIYVSTFPCPTCAKLIAASGITQCYYVEGYASIDGQSILKNNAVEIIKITAKTPATSRQKLKKYPTS, from the coding sequence ATGGCATCGCAGCATATCATCTGCTATGTACCAGTAATCCACGAAGGCTACGTCAACTTTTTTGCTAAATACCCAGGTGCTTCCATAGGTGTCCTTGGTAAAGACGTTCTCAGCAAGCGGTTTGACTATTTGCGGAAAGATATCCGAGCGCTCCATCCAGAAAAGGTGGCCACAATACTTCGTGGCATTGGCCGAGTGGCAGAGGTTATTGACGAACCTACCCTAAAAGAAGTCTTACGCTCAGGTGGAGTTGTTATGCCCGACGACGATATTTCCCATGCGCTTGCAAAAGAGTTTGGAGCTTCTGAAGTAACTTTTGAGCCTGTATTTTTACGGTGGGATCGTCAAGCAATCGACACAAATCAAGTCGTCCACCCTGATAAAGTCCTTAGTGTGGCTGGAAATGATTCTATCATTGCGGCGCTCTACGCTGAGGCTAGCAAGAGCACAAACTGGTGGCGTACAGTCGGGGCTGCGATTGTAGCTGATGGTGAGCTTGTCGCAACAGCACATAACGGCTCAGTGCCGACCGCTTTTTCATCTGCTATCGACGGCGACCCTAGGATTCTTGCTAACCGTGGGTCTGCAATCGATACAAGTATCGATATTCATGCCGAATCTCGATTGATTGGCAAAGCAGCGGCAGAGGGCAAAAAGTTATCAGGTACATCAATTTATGTTTCAACCTTTCCGTGCCCGACATGTGCTAAGCTTATCGCTGCCAGCGGCATCACGCAGTGTTACTATGTCGAAGGATATGCCAGCATTGACGGCCAATCGATATTAAAGAATAACGCCGTTGAAATCATAAAAATTACTGCTAAAACACCTGCTACTTCTCGACAAAAGCTTAAAAAGTATCCGACTAGCTGA
- a CDS encoding adenylyltransferase/cytidyltransferase family protein, which translates to MGNVKTTADKAFSSERGVMGYGSNPEARFIQDHEKLRLYVEALKTLGMKIVLTSGTFDLIHVGHARYMERAKSYGDVLIVGVDSDAKVKLRKGPTRPIVPEQERVQMLAYLRSVDLITSKQPDDPKWTLIKLVQPDVLVATAETYTDKELKKLEDLCGKVVVLAPQATTSTSAQIRRMQISWSANIVEPLTEVLSLGGLPEKSRQIIQKILSGATGSKK; encoded by the coding sequence ATGGGAAATGTAAAAACTACTGCTGATAAGGCTTTCTCAAGCGAACGTGGCGTAATGGGTTACGGTTCAAACCCGGAAGCTCGCTTTATTCAGGATCACGAAAAACTGCGACTGTATGTTGAAGCACTCAAAACACTTGGGATGAAAATTGTGCTCACTAGTGGTACATTTGACTTGATTCATGTTGGGCATGCCCGGTACATGGAACGGGCAAAATCATACGGTGATGTGCTGATTGTCGGCGTCGATTCCGATGCCAAAGTAAAACTTCGTAAGGGTCCAACCAGACCAATCGTACCGGAGCAAGAACGAGTTCAGATGCTCGCTTATTTACGCTCAGTTGATCTAATAACGTCAAAGCAACCGGATGACCCCAAATGGACCCTCATTAAGCTAGTACAGCCCGATGTGCTTGTGGCGACTGCAGAAACCTACACTGACAAAGAGCTTAAAAAACTCGAGGATCTCTGTGGAAAGGTCGTTGTGCTTGCCCCGCAAGCCACGACATCAACTTCCGCGCAAATCCGCCGCATGCAAATCAGCTGGAGTGCAAATATCGTTGAGCCACTTACCGAAGTATTGTCACTTGGCGGCCTTCCAGAAAAGTCTCGTCAGATAATACAAAAGATTTTGAGCGGCGCAACCGGGTCAAAGAAATAG
- the rplA gene encoding 50S ribosomal protein L1: MALEAQAAAAEVNEVEVPEEKDASAVKVAKVAKAGKRSTKGLEEAEAKQEKIEHQKHRTEEEAEAEAKPKAPVKPTRSRLERRSKGYRKAAELIENGKVYGLAEALELATKTSSVKFDASVELHINLGVDPRQADQNIRANLVLPQGTGKTIRVAVFADDTVEGADLAGVEEITKQLEKGEITFDTLISTPANMPKLGKYARLLGPRGLMPNPKSGTVTTDVNKAVAEAKAGRVEYRVDSTGIIHLAIGKVSFGGVKLNENAAAVMASIKNAKPQSVKGTFIKAVHVTTTMGPSITVNPNE, encoded by the coding sequence ATGGCACTAGAGGCACAAGCAGCGGCTGCTGAGGTAAATGAAGTTGAAGTACCAGAGGAAAAAGACGCATCCGCGGTGAAAGTGGCCAAAGTAGCCAAAGCTGGCAAGCGCAGCACCAAAGGGCTTGAAGAAGCCGAAGCCAAGCAAGAAAAAATTGAACATCAGAAACATCGCACCGAAGAAGAAGCAGAAGCCGAGGCAAAGCCAAAGGCACCAGTAAAACCGACTCGTAGCCGTCTAGAACGACGCAGCAAAGGCTACCGCAAAGCAGCCGAACTCATAGAAAATGGTAAGGTTTATGGCCTTGCTGAAGCACTTGAGCTGGCCACCAAAACAAGTAGCGTAAAGTTTGACGCCAGCGTCGAGCTGCACATTAACCTCGGTGTAGACCCACGCCAGGCCGACCAAAACATTCGCGCCAACCTTGTCTTGCCACAGGGCACTGGCAAAACCATTCGCGTCGCGGTTTTTGCTGATGATACAGTTGAAGGAGCAGACTTGGCAGGTGTCGAGGAAATCACCAAGCAGCTTGAAAAAGGTGAGATTACATTTGATACGCTTATTTCAACACCGGCAAACATGCCCAAGCTTGGCAAATACGCCCGCTTGCTTGGCCCACGTGGTCTTATGCCAAACCCAAAAAGCGGTACGGTTACAACAGATGTAAATAAAGCCGTCGCAGAAGCAAAGGCAGGTCGTGTGGAGTACCGCGTTGACAGCACAGGTATTATTCACTTGGCCATAGGCAAAGTAAGCTTTGGCGGAGTAAAACTAAACGAAAATGCAGCTGCCGTCATGGCAAGTATCAAAAATGCTAAGCCGCAAAGCGTCAAAGGCACCTTCATAAAAGCTGTGCACGTCACCACAACCATGGGTCCGAGCATCACCGTCAACCCCAACGAATAA
- the rplK gene encoding 50S ribosomal protein L11, giving the protein MAKVVKANLKMKIKGGQASAAPPVGSTLGQYGVNMMDFIGPFNDATKDMMGKTVTAHITIYEDRTMSFRVVAEPTDDRIRAALGIQKGSGRPNSEKIAKKLSQADLRKIAEEKAHDMNTNDVEAVMKMVAGTARSMGVEVAA; this is encoded by the coding sequence ATGGCAAAAGTCGTCAAAGCTAACTTAAAAATGAAAATTAAAGGCGGGCAGGCATCTGCAGCGCCGCCCGTGGGTAGTACCCTCGGCCAATACGGTGTCAACATGATGGATTTTATTGGTCCATTCAACGACGCCACCAAAGACATGATGGGTAAAACCGTTACCGCACACATTACCATATATGAGGACCGGACCATGAGCTTCCGTGTCGTTGCTGAACCAACCGACGACCGCATACGTGCCGCGCTTGGCATACAAAAAGGCAGTGGCCGACCAAACAGCGAGAAAATCGCCAAGAAACTTAGTCAAGCAGACCTCCGTAAAATTGCCGAAGAAAAAGCTCATGATATGAACACCAACGATGTCGAAGCCGTCATGAAAATGGTCGCCGGCACCGCCCGCAGTATGGGCGTGGAAGTAGCAGCATAA
- the nusG gene encoding transcription termination/antitermination factor NusG produces the protein MSNKRYDTSKQWYAIHTYSGYEEKVAESIRQRAESLDMKDKIFQALVPKEKQIEIKNGKRKIVEKRIFQGYVLVQMKLSEDAWYIVRNTPSVTGFVGSGTEPTPVDQDEIEKIQKRMGLEQPKHKIDYAIGEVVSIIDGPFKGFDGSVSELDAQKGKLKVLVNMFGRETPVELDSLQVKRV, from the coding sequence ATGAGCAACAAGCGTTACGACACAAGCAAACAATGGTACGCCATCCACACGTACAGCGGGTACGAAGAAAAAGTAGCCGAAAGCATCCGCCAGCGAGCAGAGTCACTTGACATGAAAGATAAGATTTTCCAAGCGCTCGTGCCCAAAGAAAAGCAAATTGAAATCAAAAACGGCAAACGCAAAATTGTCGAGAAGCGTATATTTCAAGGCTATGTGCTTGTGCAAATGAAACTAAGCGAAGATGCTTGGTACATTGTGCGCAACACTCCTTCTGTTACCGGGTTTGTCGGGAGCGGCACCGAACCAACGCCTGTTGACCAAGACGAAATAGAGAAAATCCAGAAACGCATGGGTCTCGAACAGCCAAAACATAAGATTGATTACGCCATCGGCGAAGTTGTCAGCATTATTGACGGGCCTTTCAAAGGTTTCGATGGCTCAGTCAGCGAGCTAGACGCACAAAAAGGCAAGCTCAAAGTACTCGTCAATATGTTTGGCCGTGAAACACCAGTAGAGCTCGACAGCCTCCAAGTAAAGCGTGTCTAG
- the secE gene encoding preprotein translocase subunit SecE has product MLGLTYIRASWKELRGVTWPTFRESVRLTSAVVIFSIMFGLIIAVVDYGLDKVFKQLFVN; this is encoded by the coding sequence ATACTTGGGCTCACTTATATACGCGCCAGCTGGAAAGAGTTGCGCGGTGTCACCTGGCCAACGTTCCGGGAAAGTGTGCGTCTTACCTCCGCCGTTGTTATTTTTTCAATTATGTTTGGTCTGATAATCGCGGTGGTAGATTATGGTCTTGATAAAGTATTCAAACAGCTATTTGTGAATTAA